From a region of the Sminthopsis crassicaudata isolate SCR6 chromosome 6, ASM4859323v1, whole genome shotgun sequence genome:
- the LOC141546279 gene encoding uncharacterized protein LOC141546279, with translation MVENSQNLLSLGLPAPGEEMISYFEQRAALWMLDQECLRRCSPGEIRLEMKENPAELSHSVVETPKQLFMGDGSSDFTWRESCATHERIQFRERRCECTECGKDFIKKENLIEQSRIHTGEKTNDCNQGGKAFKNRVFLSLHQRTHTGEKPYECNQCGKVFRHKGVLTIHQRIHTGEKPYVCNQCGKAFGDKSVLTVHQRIHTGEQPYECNQCGKAFAGKSVLTIHQRIHTGEQPYECNQCGKAFAGKSVLTIHQRIHTGEKPYECNQCGKAFRRKEVLTRHQRIHTGEKPYVCNQCGKAFRHKSSFTDHECNHT, from the exons ATGGTGGAGAACTCACAGAACCTGCTCTCCTTGG GGCTTCCTGCTCCTGGAGAAGAGATGATCTCTTATTTTGAGCAAAGGGCAGCACTGTGGATGCTGGACCAAGAATGCCTGAGGAGATGCTCTCCAG gAGAGATtagacttgaaatgaaagaaaatcctGCAGAGCTAAGCCATTCTGTGGTAGAAACTCCCAAGCAACTATTCATGGGTGATGGATCCTCTGACTTTACTTGGAGAGAAAGCTGTGCAACACATGAGAGAATCCAGTTTAGAGAGAGACGTTGTGAATGTACTGAATGtggaaaagattttataaaaaaggaaaatcttattGAACAATcgagaatccacacaggagagaaaACTAATGATTGTAACCAGGGTGGAAAGGCTTTCAAAAATAGAGTATTTCTTAGTTTGCATCAgagaacccacactggagagaagccttatgaatgtaatcaatgtggaaaggttTTTAGACACAAGGGAGTTCTTactatacatcagagaatccacactggagagaaaccttatgtatgtaaccaatgtggaaaggcttttggaGACAAGAGTgttcttactgtacatcagagaatccatactggagagcaaccttatgaatgtaaccagtgtggaaaggcttttgcAGGGAAGAGTGTTCTTactatacatcagagaatccacactggagagcaaccttatgaatgtaaccagtgtggaaaggcttttgcAGGGAAGAGTGTTCTTactatacatcagagaatccacactggagagaaaccttatgaatgtaaccagtgtggaaaggcttttagaagaaaagaagttcttactagacatcagagaatccacactggtgagaaaccttatgtatgtaaccagtgtggaaaagcttttagaCATAAATCTAGTTTTACTGACCATGAGTGTAACCACACTTAA